In the genome of Polaribacter atrinae, one region contains:
- a CDS encoding OsmC family protein produces MAELKKSEVVLTNRNYLAEAKTRNHFLTMDQSVASGGDDSGATPVEFLLTAIGGCVSMTLRTYAEIRGWDVGEITVNVIQHQDESGSYLTEDISFEKEITEAQRKKLLVFAGKCPVAKMIKGETKIVTSIL; encoded by the coding sequence ATGGCAGAGCTTAAAAAATCTGAAGTAGTTTTAACAAATAGAAACTATTTAGCAGAAGCAAAAACAAGAAATCATTTTTTAACAATGGATCAATCTGTTGCTTCTGGAGGTGATGATAGTGGAGCAACTCCGGTAGAATTTTTATTAACAGCAATTGGTGGTTGTGTTTCTATGACGTTAAGAACCTATGCAGAAATAAGAGGTTGGGATGTTGGAGAGATAACAGTAAATGTTATTCAACATCAAGATGAAAGTGGTAGTTATTTAACTGAAGATATATCCTTTGAAAAAGAAATAACAGAAGCACAAAGAAAGAAGTTATTAGTCTTTGCAGGTAAATGTCCTGTTGCAAAAATGATAAAAGGAGAAACAAAAATAGTTACTAGTATTCTGTAG
- a CDS encoding glutaredoxin family protein → MKIVLYGRAGHAYTVAFKNFLNSTDIPYIYKDISKDAAAREHSKELYDGVAKYPTLFVDDKVYLTPTTEEFNKIMQDLNLRA, encoded by the coding sequence ATGAAAATAGTTTTATACGGCAGAGCAGGACATGCATATACAGTAGCTTTTAAAAATTTTTTGAATTCAACAGATATTCCATACATCTATAAAGATATTTCTAAAGATGCTGCAGCAAGAGAACATAGTAAAGAATTGTATGATGGCGTTGCTAAATACCCAACCCTGTTTGTAGATGATAAAGTCTATTTAACACCAACAACAGAAGAATTTAATAAAATTATGCAAGATTTAAATCTAAGAGCATAA
- a CDS encoding lipoate--protein ligase, whose amino-acid sequence MIFIDNEGGTDPKLNLALEEYALRNFDASTDYLLFYINAPSIIIGRNQNTIEEINQEYIDKNGIKVVRRISGGGAVYHDLGNLNFSFITNHDGKSISNFKKFTEPVIRVLNELGVTAELKGRNDILVDEKKISGTAQFSTGKRMISHGTLLFNTDMSEVGKALHVKMSKIQSKGHKSVRSRVANISEFLKEPITMDHFKKQLLTGLYEAKEDFEIHKLTEAEWKAVHELKETKYDLWDWNFGNSPKFNIQRNKRFPIGEIDLRIFVEKGHISDFKIYGDFFGRQPIADLEKRLIGVPYDKNEITNKLCQITISDYFGKLENSEFIDLVYGND is encoded by the coding sequence ATGATTTTTATTGATAATGAAGGGGGTACAGATCCTAAACTAAACTTAGCATTAGAAGAATATGCATTAAGAAATTTTGATGCTTCAACAGATTATTTATTATTTTATATTAATGCGCCATCTATAATTATTGGTCGTAATCAAAATACTATAGAAGAAATTAACCAAGAATATATCGATAAAAATGGTATAAAAGTAGTTAGGCGTATTTCTGGCGGAGGAGCAGTCTATCATGATTTAGGAAATTTAAACTTCAGTTTTATTACCAATCACGACGGAAAAAGTATTAGTAATTTTAAAAAGTTTACAGAACCTGTAATTCGTGTTTTAAATGAATTGGGCGTTACTGCCGAGTTAAAAGGTAGGAATGATATTTTGGTTGATGAAAAGAAAATTTCTGGAACAGCTCAATTTTCTACAGGAAAAAGAATGATTAGTCATGGTACTTTATTGTTCAATACAGATATGAGCGAAGTAGGGAAAGCGCTTCATGTAAAAATGAGTAAAATTCAATCAAAAGGACATAAATCGGTTAGAAGTCGTGTTGCAAATATTAGTGAATTTTTGAAAGAACCTATTACAATGGATCATTTTAAAAAGCAATTACTAACAGGGTTGTATGAAGCAAAAGAAGATTTTGAAATCCATAAACTAACCGAAGCAGAATGGAAAGCTGTACATGAATTAAAAGAAACAAAATACGATTTGTGGGATTGGAATTTTGGAAACTCACCTAAGTTTAATATTCAGCGTAACAAACGATTTCCTATAGGGGAGATAGATCTGCGTATTTTTGTAGAAAAAGGACATATTTCTGACTTTAAAATTTATGGAGATTTCTTTGGTAGACAACCCATTGCTGATCTTGAAAAACGATTAATAGGTGTTCCTTATGATAAAAATGAAATCACCAATAAGTTATGTCAAATAACTATTTCCGATTATTTTGGAAAATTAGAAAATTCAGAATTTATAGACTTGGTTTATGGTAATGATTAA
- a CDS encoding NADPH-dependent FMN reductase yields MKKILAFAGSTSSTSINKKLATFAAENLVNTSFDVVDLRDFTLPIYSEDEEKNGFPEDAKKFSALLDHYDGFILSLAEHNGSYTVAFKNIFDWSSRIEAQVFRDKPLLLMATSPGARGGLTVLETGMARFSRQGAKELISFSFPSFYDNFKEGTIVNIELLTALKEKVDTFENAVNQ; encoded by the coding sequence ATGAAAAAAATATTAGCATTTGCAGGTAGTACAAGTTCTACTTCTATCAATAAAAAATTAGCAACTTTTGCAGCAGAAAACTTAGTAAATACTTCTTTTGATGTGGTAGATTTAAGAGATTTTACATTACCAATTTATAGTGAAGATGAAGAAAAAAATGGTTTTCCAGAAGATGCAAAAAAGTTTTCTGCATTACTAGATCATTACGACGGTTTTATTTTGTCTTTAGCAGAACACAATGGTTCTTATACAGTTGCTTTTAAAAATATTTTTGATTGGAGCTCAAGAATAGAAGCCCAGGTTTTTAGAGACAAACCTTTATTATTAATGGCAACTTCTCCAGGAGCAAGAGGTGGACTTACAGTTTTAGAAACAGGAATGGCAAGATTTTCTAGACAAGGCGCAAAAGAATTAATTTCTTTCTCTTTCCCAAGTTTTTATGATAATTTTAAAGAGGGTACAATCGTAAATATAGAATTATTGACAGCCTTAAAAGAAAAGGTAGACACATTTGAAAATGCAGTAAATCAATAA
- a CDS encoding CAL67264 family membrane protein, producing the protein MGMNKNTVLAWATLIMILVGLGLIALGAFRYDDVAGWGFAAVGAGFFAIAWVFNALKGRV; encoded by the coding sequence ATGGGAATGAATAAAAATACAGTGCTTGCTTGGGCAACACTTATAATGATACTTGTGGGATTAGGTTTAATAGCTTTAGGTGCATTTAGGTATGATGATGTTGCTGGATGGGGATTTGCTGCTGTAGGTGCAGGTTTCTTTGCTATTGCTTGGGTGTTTAATGCCTTAAAAGGAAGGGTTTAA
- a CDS encoding NADPH-dependent 2,4-dienoyl-CoA reductase — protein MKYKHIFEPLDLGFTTLKNRILMGSMHTGLEEEKNGLDRIAAYYAERAKGGVGLIVTGGIAPNIQGWTAPFSSRMSTKKHAKKHQKITAAVHKEGGKICMQILHAGRYGYHPFNVAPSKIKSPITPFKPFKLNQSGINRTIRDFVNSARLSKEADYDGVEIMGSEGYLINQFIAKRTNKRTDAWGGDYENRMRLPIELVKQTREAVGKEFIIIYRLSMLDLVENGSSWEEVVQLGKEIEKAGATIINTGIGWHEARIPTIATSVPRAAFTWVTKKMKEELSIPLITSNRINMPETAEKILAEGDADMISMARPFLADPEWVNKAAADKSDEINTCIGCNQACLDHVFKQKVASCLVNPRACHETELVYYQTVFKKKIAVIGAGPAGLAAATIAAERGHAVTLFDAEKEIGGQFNIAKQIPGKEEFYETLRYFKKQIEIHKVTLKLNTRAATDDLLKSDFDEIVIATGIKPRSLKIEGIEHPKVLSYIDVLKLKKPVGKRVAVIGAGGIGFDVSEYLTHEGESTSLNIDAWLKEWGIDKSLEARAGIENIKPEFHPSPREVFMFKRSKGKFGGNLGKTTGWIHRSTLKKKKVQFIGEVSYTKIDDQGLHYIQNDEAKVLEVDNIVICAGQVPFKELYQPLLDAGKNVHVIGGADFASELDAKRAINQGARLAANL, from the coding sequence ATGAAATATAAACACATTTTTGAACCATTAGATTTAGGATTCACAACTTTAAAAAATAGAATTCTAATGGGGTCTATGCATACCGGTTTAGAAGAAGAAAAAAATGGATTAGATAGAATTGCAGCATATTATGCAGAAAGGGCAAAAGGTGGCGTAGGCTTAATTGTAACAGGGGGAATTGCACCTAACATACAAGGTTGGACCGCTCCTTTTTCGTCTAGAATGTCTACCAAAAAACATGCAAAAAAACATCAAAAAATAACAGCAGCAGTACATAAAGAAGGCGGTAAAATTTGTATGCAAATATTACATGCTGGCCGTTATGGTTACCATCCGTTTAATGTTGCGCCATCAAAAATAAAATCACCCATAACACCTTTTAAACCCTTTAAATTAAACCAATCCGGAATTAATAGAACCATTAGAGATTTTGTAAACTCTGCTAGATTATCAAAAGAAGCAGATTATGATGGTGTAGAAATTATGGGGTCCGAAGGCTATTTAATCAATCAATTTATAGCTAAAAGAACCAATAAAAGAACAGATGCTTGGGGTGGAGATTATGAAAACAGAATGCGTTTGCCTATTGAGTTGGTAAAGCAAACAAGAGAAGCTGTTGGTAAAGAGTTTATTATTATTTACCGATTATCGATGTTAGATTTGGTAGAAAATGGCTCTTCTTGGGAAGAAGTGGTTCAATTAGGAAAAGAAATAGAAAAAGCTGGTGCTACCATAATTAATACAGGTATTGGTTGGCACGAAGCAAGAATACCAACTATTGCTACATCTGTTCCTAGAGCAGCTTTTACTTGGGTAACTAAAAAAATGAAAGAAGAATTGTCAATTCCTTTGATAACTTCTAACAGAATAAATATGCCAGAAACGGCAGAGAAAATATTAGCAGAAGGAGATGCAGATATGATTTCTATGGCACGTCCTTTTTTAGCAGATCCAGAATGGGTAAATAAAGCAGCAGCAGATAAAAGTGATGAAATAAATACGTGTATTGGTTGTAATCAGGCATGTTTAGATCATGTTTTTAAGCAAAAAGTAGCCAGTTGTTTGGTTAACCCTAGAGCGTGTCATGAAACAGAATTGGTGTATTATCAAACTGTGTTTAAAAAGAAAATAGCGGTAATTGGGGCAGGTCCTGCAGGATTAGCTGCAGCTACCATTGCGGCAGAAAGAGGTCATGCTGTTACTTTGTTTGATGCCGAAAAAGAAATTGGAGGTCAATTTAACATTGCAAAACAAATTCCTGGTAAAGAAGAGTTTTATGAAACGTTACGTTATTTTAAAAAACAAATTGAAATACATAAGGTAACTTTAAAACTAAATACAAGAGCTGCAACAGATGATTTACTGAAATCTGATTTTGATGAAATTGTAATTGCAACCGGAATTAAACCTAGGTCATTAAAAATAGAAGGAATTGAGCATCCAAAAGTGTTGAGTTATATTGATGTATTAAAATTGAAAAAACCAGTAGGAAAACGAGTTGCCGTAATTGGAGCAGGAGGAATTGGTTTTGACGTTTCAGAATATTTAACGCATGAAGGAGAATCGACATCCTTAAATATTGATGCTTGGTTAAAAGAATGGGGCATTGATAAATCTTTAGAAGCAAGAGCAGGAATTGAAAACATAAAACCAGAATTTCATCCGTCTCCAAGAGAAGTTTTTATGTTTAAAAGAAGTAAAGGAAAGTTTGGCGGGAACTTAGGTAAAACTACCGGTTGGATTCATAGATCTACTTTAAAGAAAAAGAAAGTCCAATTTATTGGTGAAGTTTCTTACACAAAAATTGATGACCAAGGCTTACATTATATTCAGAATGATGAAGCAAAGGTTTTAGAAGTGGATAATATTGTTATTTGTGCAGGTCAAGTTCCTTTTAAAGAATTGTATCAACCTTTATTAGATGCAGGTAAAAACGTGCATGTTATTGGTGGAGCAGATTTTGCAAGCGAATTAGATGCAAAAAGAGCTATAAACCAAGGAGCAAGATTAGCAGCAAACCTTTAA
- a CDS encoding pirin family protein, which yields MKKILHKSTTRGYANHGWLKSHHTFSFANYQNPERMNFGMLRVLNDDVVQPKMGFGTHPHKNMEIISIPISGSLSHKDSMENKRAIEVGEVQVMSAGTGLTHSEFNDSKTDEVNFLQLWIIPEAENATPYYNQKMFDEAGRKNKFQVFVSPKDNLVEGSLPINQQGYISMVDLDKDSEITYQPKKGAYFFLIEGEVIVADEILEKRDAIGITDAKNISIKANSSSKLLVVDVPMF from the coding sequence ATGAAAAAAATACTTCACAAATCAACAACAAGAGGATATGCAAACCACGGTTGGTTAAAATCTCATCACACATTTAGCTTTGCAAATTATCAAAATCCAGAAAGAATGAATTTTGGTATGTTACGTGTTTTAAACGATGATGTTGTACAACCAAAAATGGGGTTTGGCACACATCCTCATAAAAATATGGAAATCATTTCTATACCTATTTCAGGAAGCTTATCTCACAAAGATAGTATGGAAAATAAACGAGCAATAGAAGTAGGAGAAGTACAAGTAATGAGTGCCGGAACAGGTTTAACACATTCAGAATTTAATGATAGTAAAACAGACGAAGTTAATTTTTTACAACTTTGGATTATTCCTGAAGCAGAAAATGCAACCCCGTATTACAATCAAAAAATGTTTGATGAAGCTGGACGAAAAAATAAATTTCAAGTATTCGTTTCTCCAAAGGATAACTTAGTAGAAGGTTCTTTACCAATAAACCAACAAGGTTATATTTCTATGGTTGATTTAGATAAAGATTCAGAAATTACATATCAACCAAAAAAAGGAGCCTATTTTTTCTTAATTGAAGGAGAAGTTATTGTAGCAGACGAGATTCTAGAAAAAAGAGATGCTATAGGAATTACAGATGCAAAAAATATTTCTATTAAGGCAAATAGTTCAAGTAAGTTGTTAGTTGTAGATGTACCCATGTTTTAA
- a CDS encoding DoxX family protein — translation MYYVSTSLLTLIMLFSAGMYIFNHEAVAGMFTNFGYPTYIIYPYAVAKLLGLVALWFVANKTIKEWAYAGFFFAFIFVFFAHIMINDGEQAASIAAMVFLITSYITYKKITNGRA, via the coding sequence ATATATTACGTTTCAACAAGTTTATTGACACTAATCATGCTTTTTTCTGCAGGCATGTATATTTTTAATCATGAAGCAGTAGCCGGTATGTTTACCAATTTTGGGTATCCAACATATATTATTTATCCGTATGCCGTAGCAAAATTATTAGGTTTAGTTGCGTTGTGGTTTGTAGCTAATAAAACGATAAAAGAGTGGGCGTATGCAGGTTTTTTCTTTGCATTTATTTTTGTTTTTTTTGCACATATTATGATTAATGACGGAGAACAAGCAGCATCTATAGCAGCAATGGTATTTTTAATTACCTCTTACATTACTTATAAGAAAATAACAAATGGCAGAGCTTAA
- the ettA gene encoding energy-dependent translational throttle protein EttA → MSDDKKVIFSMNKLSKTYKSTGKQVLKDIYLSFFYGAKIGILGLNGSGKSTLLKIIAGVEKNFQGDVTFAPGYKVGYLEQEPQLDPEKTVLEVVKEGVAETVAILEEYNKINDMFGLEEVYSDADKMDKLMAQQAVLQDKIDAANAWELDTKLEIAMDALRTPDSDKKIGVLSGGEKRRVALCRLLLQEPEILLLDEPTNHLDAESVHWLEHHLAQYKGTVIAVTHDRYFLDNVAGWILELDRGEGIPWKGNYAEWLDQKSKRMAQESKTASKRQKTLERELDWVRQGAKGRQTKQKARLKNYDKLMSQDQKQTDEKLEIYIPNGPRLGTNVIEATGVSKAFGEKLLYDNLEFNLPQAGIVGIIGPNGAGKTTIFKMIMGEETPDGGSFSVGETAKIAYVDQAHSDIDPEKTIWENFSDGQDLVMMGGKQVNSRAYLSRFNFSGSEQNKKVNTLSGGERNRLHLAMTLKEEGNVLLLDEPTNDLDVNTLRALEEGLDNFAGCAVVISHDRWFLDRVCTHILAFEGNSEVYFFEGGFSEYEENKKKRLGGDLMPKRIKYRKLIR, encoded by the coding sequence ATGAGCGACGATAAGAAAGTAATCTTTTCGATGAATAAGTTGTCTAAAACTTATAAATCAACAGGTAAACAAGTTTTAAAAGATATTTATTTAAGCTTCTTTTATGGAGCAAAAATTGGTATTCTTGGTTTAAATGGATCAGGAAAATCTACTTTATTAAAAATTATTGCAGGTGTAGAGAAGAATTTTCAGGGTGATGTAACTTTTGCTCCAGGGTATAAAGTTGGGTACTTAGAACAAGAGCCACAATTAGACCCAGAAAAGACAGTTTTAGAAGTTGTAAAAGAAGGAGTTGCAGAAACAGTTGCAATTTTAGAAGAGTACAATAAAATAAATGACATGTTTGGTTTAGAAGAAGTGTATTCTGATGCAGATAAGATGGATAAACTAATGGCGCAACAAGCAGTATTGCAAGATAAAATAGATGCTGCAAATGCGTGGGAATTAGATACCAAATTAGAAATTGCAATGGATGCTTTAAGAACTCCAGATTCTGATAAAAAAATTGGAGTACTTTCTGGTGGAGAAAAAAGACGTGTTGCTTTATGTAGATTATTATTACAAGAACCAGAAATTTTATTATTAGATGAGCCTACCAACCACTTAGATGCAGAATCTGTACACTGGTTAGAGCATCATTTAGCACAATATAAAGGAACTGTTATTGCAGTAACACACGATAGATATTTCTTAGATAATGTTGCGGGTTGGATTTTAGAGTTAGATAGAGGAGAGGGGATACCTTGGAAAGGAAATTATGCTGAATGGTTAGATCAAAAATCTAAGCGAATGGCACAAGAAAGCAAAACAGCTTCTAAAAGACAAAAAACATTAGAAAGAGAATTAGATTGGGTTCGTCAAGGAGCAAAAGGTCGTCAAACAAAGCAAAAAGCGCGTTTGAAGAATTATGACAAATTGATGAGTCAAGATCAGAAACAAACAGACGAAAAATTAGAAATATACATTCCTAATGGTCCACGTTTAGGAACAAATGTTATTGAAGCTACTGGTGTTTCTAAAGCTTTTGGAGAAAAATTATTATATGATAATTTAGAGTTTAATCTTCCGCAAGCGGGAATTGTTGGTATTATTGGTCCCAATGGAGCTGGTAAAACCACTATTTTTAAAATGATTATGGGAGAAGAAACTCCTGATGGTGGAAGCTTTAGTGTAGGTGAAACTGCTAAAATTGCTTATGTAGATCAAGCGCATTCAGATATTGACCCAGAAAAAACAATTTGGGAAAATTTTTCTGACGGACAAGATTTAGTAATGATGGGAGGTAAGCAAGTTAATTCTAGAGCTTATTTAAGTCGTTTTAATTTCTCTGGTAGTGAGCAAAACAAAAAAGTAAATACACTTTCTGGTGGAGAGCGTAACCGTTTGCATTTAGCAATGACACTAAAAGAAGAAGGAAACGTTTTATTATTAGATGAGCCTACCAATGATTTAGATGTAAATACATTAAGAGCATTAGAAGAAGGTTTAGATAATTTTGCTGGTTGTGCGGTTGTAATTAGTCACGATAGATGGTTTTTAGATAGAGTTTGTACACACATTTTAGCTTTTGAAGGTAATAGTGAAGTCTATTTCTTTGAAGGTGGTTTCTCTGAATATGAAGAGAACAAAAAGAAACGTTTGGGTGGAGATTTAATGCCAAAACGTATTAAATATAGAAAATTAATTCGATAA
- the lpxD gene encoding UDP-3-O-(3-hydroxymyristoyl)glucosamine N-acyltransferase, with protein sequence MKTFSIEEITTLVNGEQIGLCEDIINAPEQIENAVKGNVTFIGSSKYARLWENSNASAAIVYEGINIVPEEGKAFIKVKNPDLAMAVLLEAFEPESPCFEIDIHPTAVIDKTATLGKGCKVGANSYIGKNVTLGDNVVIYPNVSIFDDTTIGNETVIWSGTVIRERTKIGSHCIFHINVSIGADGFGYRPSSDGRGLVKIIHIGNVVIGNAVEIGANSCVDRGKFSSTILGDGCKIDNLVQIGHNSVLGRCCIMAGHSGLAGSVTLGDGVIIGGSASIKDHVTIHSGAKVGAGSGVIADVPAGKSVVGYPACDSREKMKQWVALRKLGRS encoded by the coding sequence ATGAAAACATTTTCCATTGAAGAAATAACAACACTTGTAAACGGCGAGCAAATTGGCCTTTGTGAGGATATAATTAACGCTCCAGAGCAAATAGAGAATGCTGTTAAAGGAAATGTAACTTTTATAGGAAGTTCTAAATATGCACGTTTGTGGGAAAATTCTAACGCAAGTGCCGCTATTGTTTATGAGGGAATAAATATTGTGCCAGAAGAAGGAAAAGCATTTATAAAAGTGAAGAATCCAGATTTGGCAATGGCGGTTTTATTAGAAGCTTTTGAGCCAGAATCACCTTGTTTTGAAATAGATATTCACCCAACTGCAGTAATAGATAAGACAGCAACCTTAGGAAAAGGATGTAAAGTCGGTGCAAATTCTTATATAGGTAAAAATGTTACTTTAGGAGATAATGTAGTAATTTACCCTAATGTTTCCATATTTGATGACACTACGATTGGTAATGAGACTGTTATTTGGTCTGGAACCGTTATTAGAGAACGTACTAAGATAGGAAGTCATTGTATTTTTCATATAAATGTGAGTATTGGAGCTGATGGATTTGGATACAGACCAAGCTCAGATGGTAGAGGTTTGGTAAAAATTATACATATAGGAAATGTAGTTATTGGAAATGCTGTAGAAATTGGTGCAAATTCTTGTGTTGATCGTGGTAAATTTAGTTCTACTATTTTAGGTGATGGTTGCAAGATTGATAATTTGGTACAAATAGGGCATAATTCTGTATTAGGAAGATGCTGTATTATGGCAGGACACAGTGGTTTAGCAGGTTCTGTAACATTAGGAGATGGTGTAATTATTGGAGGAAGTGCTTCTATAAAAGACCATGTTACCATACATTCTGGAGCAAAAGTAGGCGCTGGTTCTGGTGTTATTGCAGATGTACCAGCTGGTAAATCAGTAGTAGGATATCCTGCTTGTGATTCTAGAGAAAAAATGAAACAATGGGTAGCGTTGCGTAAACTTGGTAGAAGTTAG
- a CDS encoding MarR family transcriptional regulator, which translates to MGDISKDIKSTFKSNKLKAFINIKYTANWLSSKENEFFKPYAISPQQYNILRILRGAKDRIKVQVVKERMIERAPNATRLMDKLCDKNLIERERCEEDRRVVYVRITKLGLELLTSIDDNKTLSFLDNITEEEALLLSNLLDKLR; encoded by the coding sequence ATGGGAGATATTTCTAAAGACATAAAATCTACGTTTAAAAGCAATAAATTAAAAGCTTTTATCAATATAAAATACACGGCAAATTGGTTAAGTAGTAAAGAAAATGAATTCTTTAAACCGTATGCTATTTCTCCACAACAGTATAATATTCTTAGAATTTTACGCGGTGCAAAAGATAGAATTAAAGTACAAGTTGTAAAAGAAAGAATGATAGAAAGGGCGCCAAATGCAACCCGTTTAATGGACAAGTTATGCGATAAAAATTTAATTGAGAGAGAGCGTTGCGAAGAAGACAGAAGAGTAGTATATGTTAGAATAACAAAACTTGGTTTAGAATTATTAACAAGTATTGATGATAATAAAACACTATCTTTTTTAGATAATATTACCGAAGAAGAAGCTTTATTACTAAGTAATTTGTTAGATAAATTACGATAA
- a CDS encoding pirin family protein, with translation MRKLKSIQHNVTSPLVNMGPIKLRQPLPTEGIENVDPFLLLHHYGPYAISEFNNPFDLGPHPHRGFEPITLLFKGEQLHRDSLGNEMVVKAGGVQWTTAGSGIIHAEAPTKEFVKKGGDLEGIQLWLNLPAKDKMMTPNYQHLEKEQIPKLISEDKKVQLNIIAGSQFEEKGLIKTQTEVNVFTAKASEGGKLEMNIPENHQSLIYLLDGEILINNSEVLKKGENQMVTFHQDGNTIQFEAQKESTILILSGKPINEKIKQYGPYVMNTQTEILEAMRDFNQGKMGYLY, from the coding sequence ATGAGAAAATTAAAATCGATACAGCACAATGTAACAAGTCCGCTTGTAAACATGGGGCCAATAAAACTTCGTCAACCTTTGCCTACAGAAGGCATCGAAAATGTAGATCCGTTTTTGTTATTACATCATTATGGGCCTTATGCAATATCAGAATTTAACAATCCGTTTGATTTAGGTCCGCATCCACATAGAGGATTCGAACCGATAACGTTGCTTTTTAAAGGCGAACAATTACATCGAGATTCTTTGGGTAACGAGATGGTTGTAAAGGCAGGAGGAGTACAATGGACAACCGCAGGTAGTGGAATTATTCACGCAGAAGCACCAACCAAAGAGTTTGTGAAAAAAGGTGGCGATTTAGAAGGAATTCAGCTTTGGTTAAACCTTCCTGCGAAAGATAAAATGATGACACCTAATTATCAGCATTTAGAAAAGGAACAGATACCTAAGTTAATTTCAGAAGATAAAAAAGTGCAGTTAAATATTATTGCCGGAAGCCAATTTGAAGAAAAAGGTTTGATTAAAACACAAACCGAAGTAAATGTGTTTACGGCAAAAGCATCAGAAGGAGGAAAGCTAGAAATGAACATTCCAGAAAATCATCAATCTTTAATTTACTTATTAGATGGGGAGATTTTGATAAACAATTCAGAGGTTCTTAAAAAGGGAGAAAACCAGATGGTAACCTTCCACCAAGACGGAAATACCATTCAGTTCGAAGCCCAAAAAGAGAGTACAATTTTAATTTTATCAGGCAAACCAATCAATGAAAAAATTAAACAATACGGACCTTATGTAATGAATACGCAAACAGAAATTTTAGAAGCCATGCGCGATTTTAACCAAGGTAAAATGGGATATTTATATTAG